One Hordeum vulgare subsp. vulgare chromosome 4H, MorexV3_pseudomolecules_assembly, whole genome shotgun sequence DNA window includes the following coding sequences:
- the LOC123447541 gene encoding putative 3,4-dihydroxy-2-butanone kinase, producing the protein MALQGKKLVNNPDDVVTEFIEGLVETYPGLQYLDGFPQIKVVLRADAVGGAFDKVAVISGGGSGHEPAHAGFVGPGMLTAAVSGDVFASPPVDSILAAIRAVTGTMGCLLIIKNYTGDRLNFGLAAEQAKSEGYKIEMVIVGDDCALPPPRGIAGRRGLAGTILVHKVAGAAADAGLSLADVAAEAKHASEAVGTMGVALSVCTLPGQVTSDRLGPEQIELGLGIHGEPGAAVVELQTVNVVVEHVLKQILSQETQYLPITRGSNAVLLINGLGATPVMELMIAARKAVPELQLAYGIAVDRVYTGTFMTSLDMAGLSITIMRSDEKILQRLDAPTKAPAWPVGSEGNRPQAKFPVPVPPSPSMKDDEILSERQELSKQGCMLEAAIEAAAKELIDLKDNLNDWDSKVGDGDCGTTMYRGATAILEDMKTRYHMNDAAGTVNEIGSTIRKVMGGTSGILYDILCKAAYASLKQNKNITAYEWADALEASIAAVSKYGGASAGYRTMLDALIPASTVLKQSLKAGDDPVTAFIASSEAASVGAESTKQMQAKAGRSSYISPDHLVSIPDPGAMAAAAWYRAAALSVMNKLHASES; encoded by the exons ATGGCCCTCCAGGGGAAGAAGCTCGTAAACAACCCCGACG ATGTGGTGACGGAGTTCATCGAGGGGCTGGTGGAAACCTACCCGGGCCTGCAGTACCTGGACGGGTTCCCTCAG ATTAAAGTTGTTCTCCGCGCTGATGCTGTGGGCGGCGCGTTTGACAAGGTTGCCGTCATCTCGG GTGGTGGAAGTGGCCATGAACCAGCCCATGCGGGATTTGTTGGTCCAGGAATGTTGACAGCTGCTGTTTCTGGAGATGTTTTTGCTTCTCCACCTGTTGATTCTATTTTAGCC GCTATTCGAGCTGTAACGGGCACCATGGGATGCCTTCTGATAATAAAG AACTACACTGGTGATAGACTTAATTTTGGATTAGCTGCTGAGCAGGCAAAATCTGAAGGCTATAAGATAGAG ATGGTAATTGTTGGAGATGATTGTGCCCTTCCCCCGCCTCGGGGGATAGCTGGTAGAAGAGGTTTAGCAGGAACAATTCTTGTGCATAAG GTTGCTGGGGCTGCTGCAGATGCTGGTTTATCTCTTGCAGATGTTGCTGCAGAAGCAAAACATGCATCTGAGGCTGTTGGTACAATGGGAGTAGCACTTTCTGTTTGCACGTTGCCTGGGCAAGTGACATCTGATCGTTTAGGTCCTGAGCAAATTGAGCTTGGCCTTGGAATT CATGGAGAACCTGGTGCTGCTGTTGTTGAGCTACAGACAGTTAATGTGGTGGTCGAACATGTTCTTAAGCAGATACTGTCACAG GAAACTCAGTATCTTCCTATCACAAGAGGGAGCAATGCTGTTCTCCTAATCAACGG ATTAGGCGCTACCCCTGTCATGGAGCTTATGATTGCAGCAAGAAAAGCGGTCCCTGAGTTACAGTTGGCGTATGGGATTGCTGTTGACAGAGTCTACACTGGCACATTTATGACATCACTTGATATGGCTG GACTTTCTATCACCATCATGCGATCAGATGAAAAGATTTTGCAGCGACTTGACGCTCCCACTAAAGCTCCAGCTTGGCCTGTTGGTTCTGAAG GAAATCGCCCACAAGCAAAATTTCCGGTTCCAgtaccaccatcaccttcaatgAAGGATGATGAG ATTCTTTCAGAACGCCAGGAACTAAGCAAGCAAGGGTGTATGTTGGAGGCTGCTATTGAAGCAGCTGCTAAAGAACTCATTGATCTTAAGGATAACCTAAATGATTGGGACAGTAAAGTTGGTGACGGTGACTGTGGAACTACG ATGTATAGAGGTGCAACAGCTATTCTTGAAGATATGAAAACACG TTATCATATGAATGATGCAGCTGGAACAGTAAATGAGATTGGGTCAACAATCCGGAAGGTGATGGGTGGAACAAGTGGAATCCT GTATGACATACTCTGCAAGGCTGCATATGCAAgcttaaaacaaaacaaaaatattacGGCATATGAAT GGGCTGATGCTTTAGAAGCCTCTATTGCTGCTGTTAGCAAATATGGTGGTGCCAGTGCAGGATATCGCACGATGTTGGATGCTCTAATTCCCGCTTCTACAGTTTTGAAACAG TCTCTTAAAGCTGGGGATGATCCGGTGACTGCATTTATCGCTTCTTCTGAAGCAGCATCAGTTGGCGCTGAATCCACTAAACAAATGCAAGCAAAG GCAGGACGGTCATCGTACATCTCTCCCGACCACCTGGTTTCAATTCCTGACCCAGGAGCAATGGCTGCAGCTGCATGGTACCGAGCTGCAGCGCTTTCGGTGATGAACAAGCTGCATGCCTCGGAAAGCTAG